The proteins below are encoded in one region of Penicillium psychrofluorescens genome assembly, chromosome: 4:
- a CDS encoding uncharacterized protein (ID:PFLUO_006249-T1.cds;~source:funannotate) produces MLPVRGASTFGSGLMYLPLAVTLAISALAGGPLTSYIGYYNPVLIFGSVLMAVGSGLITTLRPDTSAGEWISYQIIYGIGIGLAFQPPFIAVQTVLHDSMVPTALVLLSFTQQFGGIVILSIAQNVFRNRLANNLAIQVPGFDPNKLLGSGALGLINAVPAKFRDQVLVAYNGALVDVFYIALGLTCLVAVSTLGIEWKSIKKGKKK; encoded by the exons ATGCTGC CCGTGCGCGGCGCAAGCACCTTTGGATCTGGTCTCATGTACCTGCCCTTGGCCGTGACATTGGCCATTAGCGCACTAGCCGGCGGTCCTTTGACGAGTTATATCGGCTACTACAATCCGGTCTTGATTTTCGGTAGCGTTCTCATGGCGGTGGGAAGCGGGCTCATAACTACCCTCCGGCCTGACACCAGTGCCGGAGAGTGGATCTCTTATCAGATCATCTATGGGATCGGCATCGGCCTAGCTTTCCAACCGCCCTTCATCGCCGTCCAGACCGTTCTGCACGACTCCATGGTGCCCACGGCACTGGTTCTGTTGAGCTTTACGCAGCAGTTTGGCGGTATCGTCATCCTATCCATTGCGCAAAATGTGTTCCGGAACCGACTGGCCAACAATCTGGCTATCCAAGTGCCGGGGTTTGACCCCAACAAGCTGCTGGGTAGTGGTGCGCTTGGCCTCATTAATGCGGTCCCAGCCAAATTTCGAGATCAGGTCCTGGTCGCCTATAACGGGGCGCTTGTGGACGTTTTCTATATTGCATTAGGTCTGACATGTCTGGTCGCAGTCAGCACACTCGGTATCGAATGGAAGTCGATtaaaaaagggaagaagaaataa
- a CDS encoding uncharacterized protein (ID:PFLUO_006250-T1.cds;~source:funannotate): MATPNSQSTNSTSQPTTSFPFLPPGDDHATNTTTDPPSHNDETTTPTTSNTNTTNTLQETLTALLNHLPSQATALLSTTLTLWERYPRLSTFLLSQTLCASFPLLLFVVGATVTTLTAALIALIVFVDLSQLILIPSLLMSSVFATVLWAWGWAVFIGGKWVLKLCSGDGNGGQDGGRVEWWGEWGEDEEGRDKEKEKEKGRDYVKEFKETVQREEKEREMQRNTEKEKGVTVDLGNGTLKSVLEGIPEKDIGWPSEKLRT; this comes from the coding sequence ATGGCCACCCCCAACTCCCAATCCACAAACAGCACCTCCCAaccaacaacctccttccccttcctcccaccAGGCGATGACCATGCCACAAATACAACCACAGACCCTCCCAGTCACAATGACGAAACCACCACTCCAACCACAtccaacaccaacacaacGAATACCCTCCAGGAAACCCTAACAGCCCTCCTGAACCACCTCCCCTCCCAAGCAACCGctctcctctccaccaccctCACTCTCTGGGAACGCTACCCGCGCCTCTCAACCTTCCTCCTAAGCCAAACCCTCTGCGCAAGCTTCccgctccttctcttcgtcgtcggtGCCACCGTGACCACGCTAACCGCCGCACTGATCGCGCTGATCGTCTTTGTCGATCTGTCGCAGCTGATCCTAATTCCGTCCCTGCTTATGTCTTCGGTATTTGCAACGGTGCTCTGGGCTTGGGGGTGGGCCGTGTTTATTGGAGGGAAATGGGTGCTGAAGCTTTGTTCTGGGGATGGGAATGGGGGGCAGGATGGGGGGCGGGTGGAGTGGTGGGGGGAGTggggggaggatgaggagggtCGGGAtaaggagaaagagaaggagaaggggagggatTATGTGAAGGAGTTTAAGGAGACGGTGCAGcgggaggagaaggagagggaaatgcaaagaaacacagaaaaggagaagggtGTTACTGTTGATCTTGGTAATGGGACGCTCAAGAGTGTGCTGGAGGGTATCCCTGAGAAAGATATCGGCTGGCCGAGTGAAAAGTTAAGAACTTGA
- a CDS encoding uncharacterized protein (ID:PFLUO_006251-T1.cds;~source:funannotate), which translates to MAATNGTPANDFTVKAGLAQMLKGGVIMDVVNAEQARIAEEAGAAAVMALERVPADIRVQGGVARMSDPSMIKEIMEAVTIPVMAKARIGHFVECQILEAIGVDYIDESEVLTPADDVYHVTKTGFKAPFVCGCRNLGEALRRISEGAAMIRTKGEAGTGDVVEAVKHMRTVNAQISRARGILLASEDPEPELRAFAREIEAPYELVRECAEKGRLPVVNFAAGGVATPADAALMMQLGCDGVFVGSGIFKSGDAKKRARAIVQAVTHYKDAKMLAEVSQGLGEAMVGINVKSMAEGDKLAGRGW; encoded by the exons ATGGCTGCTACCAATGGCACCCCCGCCAACGACTTCACCGTCAAGGCCGGCCTAGCCCAGATGTTGAAGGGTGGCGTGATTATGGATGTGGTCAATGCCGAGCAG GCCCGCAtcgccgaagaagccggtgccgccgccgtcatGGCGCTCGAACGTGTCCCCGCCGATATCCGTGTCCAGGGCGGCGTGGCGCGCATGTCCGACCCGAGcatgatcaaggagatcatggaggcTGTGACCATCCCCGTGATGGCCAAGGCTCGCATTGGCCACTTTGTTGAGTGCCAG ATCCTCGAGGCCATCGGCGTCGACTACATCGACGAGTCGGAAGTCCTCACCCCAGCGGACGACGTCTACCATGTCACCAAGACCGGCTTCAAGGCCCCCTTCGTCTGCGGATGCCGCAACCTCGGCGAAGCCCTCCGCCGCATCTCCGAAGGCGCCGCCATGATCCGCACAAAGGGTGAAGCGGGCACAGGCGACGTCGTCGAAGCGGTGAAGCACATGCGCACTGTGAACGCGCAGATCTCCCGCGCGCGCGGCATCCTGCTCGCGAGCGAGGACCCCGAGCCCGAGCTGCGGGCCTTTGcgcgcgagatcgaggcccCCTACGAGCTTGTTCGCGAGTGTGCGGAGAAGGGCCGGCTGCCCGTTGTCAACtttgctgctggtggtgtggCTACCCCTGCTGATGCGGCACTGATGATGCAGCTGGGTTGCGACGGAGTCTTTGTGGGATCGGGCATCTTCAAGTCGGGCGATGCGAAGAAGCGCGCTCGGGCTATTGTCCAGGCTGTTACACACTATAAGGATGCCAAGATGCTGGCGGAGGTCAGCCAGGGGTTGGGTGAGGCCATGGTCGGTATTAATGTGAAGTcgatggcggagggagaTAAATTGGCGGGTCGCGGTTGGTAG
- a CDS encoding uncharacterized protein (ID:PFLUO_006252-T1.cds;~source:funannotate), producing MLLPSTVRLGLGLSIGLSTAAALHLHPQSPFRAAPMQCQYTPSFFRSDSQTNPDNSWAVHANDPILQQQGGTTRSSTSTGFFSAQTMRQASLGSVLGLVAGVGLRAFSRVLVVVLGMGIVLVEWAASKGYNILPINRMQKYVKNVDLGRAMSANRPFKMTFGTVMALAAFAQF from the exons ATGCTTCTCCCCTCAACGgtccgcctcggcctcggcctctcCATTGGTCtctccaccgcagcagccCTACACCTCCACCCGCAGTCCCCCTTCCGCGCCGCACCGATGCAATGCCAGTACACCCCGTCGTTCTTCCGGTCCGACTCCCAGACAAATCCGGACAACAGCTGGGCCGTACATGCCAACGACCCCATcttgcagcagcagggcgGTACTACGCGGTCATCTACATCTACGGGATTCTTTTCCGCGCAGACGATGCGCCAGGCTAGTTTGGGGAGCGTGTTGGGGCTTGTGGCGGGTGTTGGGCTCCGTGCGTTTTCGAGGGTgttggttgttgttttggggatggggattGTTCTTGTTGAG TGGGCTGCCTCCAAGGGATACAAtatcctccccatcaaccGTATGCAAAAGTACGTCAAGAATGTCGACCTGGGGCGCGCGATGTCGGCAAACCGGCCGTTCAAGATGACGTTCGGGAcggtgatggcgctggcTGCGTTTGCGCAGTTTTAA
- a CDS encoding uncharacterized protein (ID:PFLUO_006253-T1.cds;~source:funannotate), whose product MKRKRSDSGLEEDHPAASTPKRPRRTALVPANGALNGAPNGDAPYELPPSQGQSTPKKANGAAATPLKESGLKTPTHKSKARGLFATPTKPKSATAAPTPSRVRNADRSAKKKSARVLFEPDEDGEWDGSERLAEEILQDDDDDDEPEVDQAVESVEAREDSAEQPPEKEKKGPKRRAGRPKGAKNKRSPTPEGELPAHERYFFQNRAGPMKTSNTTLNKVPLLTHEEYFEKLRQYRDPCRDEKDYLRALHHRSFPQWAFELEEGFNICLFGYGSKRKLVEQFADWIYQRGAQSPPAIVIVNGYTPGISIRSIFATIASAVMGDDLPSKLGAQPTEVLELLQSVLKSRPAEDPVTVLINSVDAPPLRRATNQALLARLAATPGIRILVTADTPNFPLMWDISLRDQFNLVFHDCTTFAPFTTETDIVEEVHALLGRKGRRVGGKEGVGFVLKSLPENARNLYRLLLTELLSVSDEDGHVSDDESPADAAADLKQHNETGIEFRMLYQKATEEFIASSEMMFRTLLKEFHDHQMITSRMDASGMEILGVPLSRDEMEGVLEDLVLA is encoded by the coding sequence ATGAAGCGCAAACGTTCAGATTCCGGTCTAGAAGAGGACCACCCGGCCGCCTCAACCCCGAAGAGGCCGCGGCGGACCGCTCTGGTGCCGGCCAATGGCGCCCTGAACGGCGCGCCCAACGGCGACGCCCCCTACGAACTCCCACCATCTCAAGGACAGTCGACACCTAAGAAGGCCAATGGTGCAGCAGCGACGCCATTAAAAGAGTCTGGCCTGAAGACGCCTACCCACAAATCCAAGGCTCGGGGACTGTTTGCTACGCCTACAAAACCAAAGTCTGCCACCGCCGCTCCGACGCCCTCCCGCGTTAGAAATGCAGACCGGTCtgcaaagaagaagagcgcacGGGTCCTTTTCGAGCCGGACGAGGACGGAGAATGGGATGGTTCTGAGCGGCTTGCAGAGGAGATTCTTcaggacgatgacgacgacgacgagccAGAGGTAGACCAGGCCGTGGAGAGCGTCGAGGCCAGAGAGGATTCGGCAGAACAACCACCcgaaaaggagaaaaagggcCCGAAGCGTCGCGCGGGACGACCCAAGGGCGCAAAGAATAAACGGTCCCCAACgcccgagggcgagctgCCGGCCCATGAGCGGTATTTCTTCCAGAACCGTGCTGGTCCCATGAAGACATCCAACACGACCCTCAACAAAGTGCCGCTGTTGACACACGAGGAGTATTTTGAGAAACTGAGACAGTACCGCGACCCTTGCAGGGATGAAAAGGACTATCTACGTGCACTGCACCACCGGTCCTTCCCGCAGTGGGCCTTTGAGCTCGAGGAAGGGTTTAACATCTGCTTGTTTGGATACGGCTCGAAGAGAAAACTTGTGGAGCAGTTCGCCGACTGGATCTATCAACGTGGCGCCCAGTCTCCTCCGGCGATCGTTATTGTCAATGGCTACACACCCGGCATCTCGATCCGGTCGATATTTGCAACCATCGCCTCCGCCGTGATGGGTGATGACCTGCCTTCCAAGCTCGGTGCCCAGCCAAccgaggtgctggagctgctccaaTCGGTGCTCAAGTCTCGTCCGGCAGAAGACCCGGTGACCGTGCTGATCAACTCGGTCGACGCACCACCGCTCCGGCGCGCAACGAACCAAGCCCTCCTCGCGCGTCTGGCTGCCACTCCGGGCATCCGCATTCTCGTGACGGCCGACACGCCCAATTTCCCGCTCATGTGGGACATCAGCCTGCGCGACCAGTTCAACCTCGTCTTCCACGACTGCACGACCTTCGCCCCCTTCACCACAGAAACGGACATTGTCGAAGAAGTCCATGCGCTGCTAGGCCGAAAGGGCCGCCGCGTCGGCGGCAAAGAGGGCGTTGGCTTCGTGCTGAAGAGTCTTCCGGAGAATGCGCGGAATCTATACCGCCTCCTGCTCACCGAATTGCTCTCGGTGAGTGACGAAGATGGGCACGTATCGGACGACGAGTCTCCCGCGGATGCAGCAGCGGACCTCAAGCAACACAACGAGACAGGCATCGAGTTCCGCATGCTCTACCAGAAGGCGACGGAGGAGTTCATCGCCTCGTCCGAGATGATGTTCCGGACATTGTTGAAGGAGTTCCACGATCACCAGATGATCACTTCGCGCATGGATGCGAGCGGCATGGAGATCCTGGGCGTGCCCCTGTCCCGCGATGAGATGGAGGGcgtgctggaggacctgGTTCTGGCCTAG
- a CDS encoding uncharacterized protein (ID:PFLUO_006254-T1.cds;~source:funannotate), with protein MAASFARLIKTQVRSYSAPADKAIPASKQRYIPTTGTYPQGFLVSGTHVGVKASNTRFPDLALIASETPCSAAAVFTTNKFQAAPVQVSRETLRSRMGEGIRAVVINAGCANAVTGKGGMEDAVSMGRKVDECSGVEGDSSLVMSTGVIGQRLPISKILDGIPTAHANLASTHEAWLTTARAICTTDTFPKLISRTFTLPSAPERTYRLAGMTKGAGMIHPNMATLLGVLCTDAAVSPAALQSLLKHAVSRSFNSISIDGDTSTNDTVAVLANGAAGGETVQAPASSSAQPSADYSALQKVLTSFAQDLSQLVVRDGEGATKFVTVRVRNSSDYDSARAIASTIARSPLVKTALYGRDANWGRILCAVGYSQGVRDGVVVPERTSVSFRPVDGSPPLRLLVGGEPEMVDEERASAILQNEDLEIEIDLGGGEKGADGCGGEDAVYWFCDFSHEYVTINGDYRT; from the exons ATGGCAGCCTCCTTTGCCCGCCTCATCAAAACCCAAGTGCGGAGCTACTCCGCAcccgccgacaaggccatcCCGGCCTCGAAGCAGCGCTACATCCCCACAACAGGCACCTACCCTCaaggcttcttggtctcgggcaCTCACGTCGGGGTCAAGGCATCCAACACCCGCTTCCCGGACCTGGCACTCATTGCCTCCGAGACGCCCTGCTCCGCTGCGGCAGtcttcaccaccaacaaGTTCCAGGCGGCGCCGGTGCAGGTTAGTCGGGAGACGCTGCGCAGTCGGATGGGAGAGGGCATCCGGGCTGTGGTGATCAATGCTGGGTGCGCGAATGCGGTAACGGGGAAGGGAGGAATGGAGGATGCGGTCTCGATGGGGAGGAAGGTGGACGAGTGTAGTGGGGTGGAAGGAGATAGTTCGTTGGTGATGAGTACAGGCGTCATTGGACAGCG ACTCCCCATCTccaagatcctcgacggcaTCCCCACAGCACACGCCAACCTCGCCTCAACCCACGAGGCCTGGCTGACCACCGCGCGCGCCATCTGCACCACGGACACCTTCCCAAAGCTCATCTCGCGCACATTCACGCTCCCCTCCGCGCCAGAGCGCACTTACCGCCTAGCAGGCATGACCAAAGGCGCCGGGATGATCCACCCCAACATGGCCACTTTGCTAGGCGTGCTCTGCACGGACGCCGCCGTCTCGCCCGCGGCCCTGCAGTCCCTCCTGAAACACGCAGTCTCGCGCTCCTTCAACTCGATCTCCATCGACGGCGACACGAGCACGAACGACACCGTCGCCGTGCTAGCCaacggcgccgccggcggcgagacaGTCCAAGCACCCGCATCATCGTCTGCGCAACCAAGCGCCGACTACAGCGCCCTCCAGAAAGTACTCACCTCCTTTGCCCAAgatctctcccagctcgtCGTCCGCGACGGTGAAGGCGCGACCAAGTTCGTAACCGTGCGCGTGCGCAACAGCTCGGACTACGACTCCGCGCGAGCAATCGCCTCGACCATCGCGCGCAGCCCGCTCGTCAAGACAGCGCTGTATGGCCGCGACGCCAACTGGGGCCGGATCCTGTGCGCGGTGGGATACTCGCAGGGCGTGCGCGACGGGGTTGTCGTGCCTGAGCGGACGTCGGTTAGTTTCAGGCCTGTTGATGGCAGTCCCCCACTCCGGCTGCTGGTGGGTGGGGAGCCTGAgatggtggatgaggagcgCGCGAGTGCGATTCTCCAGAATGAGGACTTGGAGATCGAGATTGATCTCggtggaggggagaagggtGCTGATGGATGTGGTGGCGAGGATGCGGTGTATTGGTTTTGTGATTTTAGTCACGAGTATGTGACTATCAATGGGGATTACCGGACGTGA
- a CDS encoding uncharacterized protein (ID:PFLUO_006255-T1.cds;~source:funannotate), translated as MSGLRFLDLIKPFTPLLPEVAAPETKVPFNQKLMWTGLTLLIFLVMSQMPLYGIVSSDTSDPLYWLRMMLASNRGTLMELGITPIISSGMVFQLLAGTHLIDVNLDLKTDRELYQTAQKLFAIIISFGQACVYVLTGLYGQPSDLGAGICVLLIVQLVVAGLVAILLDELLQKGYGLGSGISLFIATNICESIVWKAFSPTTINTGRGPEFEGAIIALFHLLLTWPDKQRALYEAFYRQNLPNVMNLLATLAVFAAVIYLQGFRVEIPVKSSRQRGMRGSYPVRLFYTSNMPIMLQSALSSNVFLISQMLYSRFSDNLLVKLLGVWEPREGSAQLYASSGIAYYMSPPLNFKEAVLDPIHTAIYLSFMLVACALFSKTWIEVSGSAPRDVAKQLKDQGLVMSGHREQSMYKELKRIIPTAAAFGGACIGALSVASDLLGALGSGTGILLAVTIIYGYFEIAAREGDIGSGLKGLVPGS; from the exons ATGAGCGGCC TTCGCTTCCTTGATTTGATCAAGCCCTTCACGCCCCTCCTCCCGGAGGTGGCAGCTCCTGAGACCAAGGTGCCCTTCAACCAGAAGTTGATGTGGACGGGT TTGACTCTCCTGATCTTCTTGGTCATGAGCCAGATGCCGCTATATGGCATTGTCTCCTCCGACACCTCCGACCCCCTGTACTGGCTTCGCATGATGCTGGCCTCCAACCGGGGAACCCTGATGGAGCTGGGTATCACCCCTatcatctcctccggcaTGGTGTTCCAG CTCCTGGCCGGTACCCACCTCATCGATGTCAACCTGGACCTCAAGACCGATCGTGAGCTGTACCAGACTGCTCAGAAGCTGtttgccatcatcatctcgtTCGGCCAAGCCTGTGTCTACGTCCTGACTGGCCTCTACGGCCAGCCCAGTGATCTGGGTGCTGGTATCTGTGTTCTCCTGATTGTtcagctggtggtggctggtctggtggccatcctgctggatgagctgctccAGAAGGGCTACGGTCTCGGCAGCGGTATCTCGCTCTTCATTGCCACCAACATCTGCGAGTCGATTGTCTGGAAGGCCTTCTCCCCCACGACCATCAACACCGGCCGTGGCCCCGAGTTCGAGGGCGCCATCATCGCTCTGTTCCACCTGCTCCTGACCTGGCCCGACAAGCAGCGTGCCCTGTACGAGGCCTTCTACCGCCAGAACCTGCCCAATGTGATGAACCTGCTGGCAACCCTGGCTGTCTTCGCCGCGGTCATCTACCTGCAAGGCTTCCGTGTGGAGATTCCCGTCAAGTCCTCGCGCCAGCGTGGCATGCGCGGCTCCTACCCCGTCCGCCTCTTCTACACCTCGAACATGCCCATCATGCTCCAGTCCGCGCTGTCCTCCAACGTCTTCCTGATCAGCCAGATGCTGTACTCGCGCTTCTCGGACAACCTGCTGGTCAAGCTTCTCGGAGTTTGGGAGCCCCGTGAGGGCTCTGCCCAGCTCTACGCTTCGTCGGGCATTGCCTACTACATGTCGCCCCCGCTGAACTTCAAGGAGGCCGTCCTGGACCCCATCCACACGGCCATCTACCTCAGCTTCATGCTGGTTGCCTGtgccctcttctccaagacCTGGATTGAGGTCTCGGGCTCCGCTCCCCGTGACGTGGCCAAGCAGCTCAAGGATCAGGGCCTGGTCATGTCCGGCCACCGTGAGCAGAGCATGTACAAGGAGCTCAAGCGCATCAtccccaccgccgccgccttcgGTGGTGCCTGCATTGGTGCTTTGTCTGTTGCTTCCGACCTCCTCGGAGCTCTGGGTAGCGGCACGGGTATTCTGCTCGCTGTCAC CATCATCTACGGATACTTCGAAATTGCTGCCCGCGAGGGTGACATCGGCTCGGGCCTGAAGGGTCTGGTGCCCGGCAGCTAA
- a CDS encoding uncharacterized protein (ID:PFLUO_006256-T1.cds;~source:funannotate) translates to MTTPSSPRPVSLHSDEAPRQPCPTAPVTSLAPEAIPSGPSLDSTRYFQSLPSRHRRVNTEYISRAPLFEQGLDATLEDQAANSPFPPLSWTDTLNKRKARVLSDWFQGKSESVDLGNIKLRAEGITPDPTTTMDATRLTPSSTLPSRKKSVSPTRRFSFFGLRRPAEVKPGLPAPVDDEFLNLDIDEALAPDANLASSEPSLNSLRDQADSVLRRMQEAYKQRTFSLHQALIDKNEKQEELVETRSLVEHLRMQLDGMAAKALEQEKAMQAMAEELEEERRLRQQQDQQEDASPNTTRTRTRSTDDDIPSIALQTPQRGGKRASHGTFTSDSGFESGDNESVADSIFSQREGIESPPSTLVAPSPNISQIALSTPKPVTSTAAPAPAPAPAPAPTLTPTPARTSTYDRVKGYASTRLGGLSGYSSQCGICHGVPASEAWSVMGVLKDENRGLKTRLGELELVIDDCLSMVGP, encoded by the coding sequence ATGACCACCCCTtcgtctcctcggcctgTCAGCCTACATTCCGATGAAGCTCCCCGGCAGCCTTGCCCAACGGCCCCTGTTACATCCTTGGCCCCAGAGGCAATCCCTTCTGGACCTTCTCTAGATAGTACCCGTTATTTCCAGAGTCTCCCGTCTCGACACCGTCGAGTGAACACCGAATACATTTCCCGAGCACCTCTATTCGAACAGGGGCTGGACGCGACCTTGGAAGATCAAGCCGCCAACAGTCCTTTCCCACCACTCTCCTGGACAGACACCCTCAACAAACGGAAAGCGAGAGTCTTGTCGGACTGGTTTCAGGGGAAGTCCGAGTCGGTGGATTTGGGAAACATCAAGCTGCGCGCCGAGGGGATCACCCCGGACCCGACCACAACCATGGACGCTACCCGTCTCACCCCGAGCTCGACGCTTCCATCTCGAAAAAAGTCGGTCTCTCCCACGCGTCGGTTCTCATTCTTTGGCCTGCGCCGACCAGCAGAGGTCAAGCCAGGGCTCCCAGCGCCCGTGGACGATGAATTCCTCAACCTCGATATTGACGAGGCCCTCGCACCGGACGCAAACCTGGCAAGCAGCGAGCCTTCATTAAACTCCCTGCGGGACCAGGCCGACTCGGTGCTCCGGCGGATGCAAGAGGCCTACAAGCAGCGCACATTCTCCTTGCACCAGGCCCTCATTGACAAGAATGAGAAGCAGGAGGAACTCGTCGAGACCCGCTCGCTGGTCGAGCATTTGAGGATGCAGCTGGATGGGATGGCCGCCAAGGCCctggagcaggagaaagCCATGCAGGCCATGGCtgaggaactggaggaggagagacgTCTCCGGCAacaacaagaccaacaaGAAGACGCTTCGCCGAACACCACACGGACACGGACACGGTCCACCGACGACGACATTCCTTCCATTGCCCTTCAAACCCCTCAGCGCGGCGGGAAACGCGCCAGCCACGGTACCTTCACGAGCGACTCCGGGTTCGAGTCGGGGGACAATGAGAGTGTCGCCGACAGTATCTTCTCTCAACGCGAGGGGATCGAATCTCCGCCTTCTACGCTCGTGGCACCGTCGCCGAATATCTCGCAGATTGCTCTGTCTACACCTAAACCTGTCACATCCACGGCTGCACCAGCTCCAGccccggcaccggcaccggcaccaaCCCTAACCCCAACCCCCGCACGCACCTCGACCTACGACCGCGTGAAAGGATATGCATCGACGCGACTCGGGGGGTTGTCTGGCTACTCATCTCAGTGTGGCATTTGTCACGGCGTTCCCGCCTCCGAGGCCTGGAGTGTCATGGGGGTGCTCAAGGACGAGAACCGGGGTCTGAAGACGCGGTTAGGCGAACTCGAGCTGGTGATTGATGACTGTTTGAGCATGGTTGGGCCCTGA
- a CDS encoding uncharacterized protein (ID:PFLUO_006257-T1.cds;~source:funannotate), producing the protein MAPTTGLKHLSNALATPDQLSNSSSSLDGVPSDLETSIRCAGAQLTQTAGVLLRLSQDVIAQAIVTFTRFWLGADGGSLRIYSVKDVSAAALYLTAKLSFQPTSPRSVLNVYHLLLSRDASPLWFVNPRGTPAQPPAPETYILSEGGYQSARLVLLRIESVILRTLGFDTHVALPHTIALTYLQTLGAARPAVSRRVIQHLNASLLSPQLLYVTHQPNALAVAAIYLASREEGVKLVDGEWWEVFDVDREELGFLVVAMKSTEGFMRSERERWRDQGIPMVVEEVESEIRK; encoded by the exons ATGGCACCCACGACAGGGTTGAAGCATCTATCCAACGCCCTCGCCACCCCGGATCAGCTTTCCAATTCATCATCGTCCCTCGATGGCGTTCCCTCCGACCTCGAGACCTCCATTCGCTGCGCCGGGGCCCAGCTCACCCAAACCGCCGGCGTGCTGTTGCGCCTGTCGCAGGACGTCATCGCCCAAGCGATCGTGACCTTCACCCGGTTCTGGTTGGGAGCAGACGGGGGCAGCCTGCGCATTTATTCTGTCAAG GAtgtctccgccgccgcactCTACCTCACAGCCAAGCTCTCCTTCCAACCGACCTCCCCTCGCTCCGTACTCAACGTCTaccaccttctcctctcccGCGATGCCTCTCCGCTCTGGTTCGTGAATCCGCGCGGGACCCCAGCCCAACCACCCGCACCAGAAACCTACATCCTCTCCGAAGGCGGCTACCAGTCCGCGCGcctggtcctcctccgcatcgaATCCGTCATCCTCCGCACCCTGGGCTTCGACACACATGTCGCGCTCCCACATACTATCGCGCTGACCTATCTCCAAACGCTGGGCGCAGCGCGGCCGGCCGTGTCCCGGCGGGTGATCCAACATCTGAACGCCTCGCTGCTCTCGCCGCAACTCCTGTACGTCACGCATCAGCCGAATGCATTGGCAGTAGCGGCTATCTATCTGGCGTCGCGTGAAGAAGGCGTGAAGCTGGTCGATGGCGAGTGGTGGGAGGTTTTTGATGTTGACCGCGAGGAGCTTGGGTTTCTGGTTGTGGCTATGAAGAGTACGGAGGGCTTTATGCGCTCGGAGAGGGAGCGGTGGCGGGATCAGGGCATTCCGATGGTGGTTGAAGAGGTGGAATCTGAAATCAGAAAATAA